The following proteins come from a genomic window of Lytechinus pictus isolate F3 Inbred unplaced genomic scaffold, Lp3.0 scaffold_28, whole genome shotgun sequence:
- the LOC135158071 gene encoding uncharacterized protein LOC135158071: MDEREQERNAVIKICFEMGLMYKDIVTILATECGIVISFRHLKRLLRQHGLSRRKNYSDIGEVVDFILKQVEGSGRLHGYRWMFEKCRAHHINCKKEDVRIILGVVDPEGTTQRRRRRLRRRQYSSKGPNFLWHLDSYDKLKAFGICINGCIDGFSRKIMWMNAYHTSSDPKVIGGYYIEKVSDIGGCPSVVRGDLGTENGYVRDFQRFFREDDEDGMAGIRSYLEGPSTANQRIEYWWSFLRRECMEFWIYFFRDLQDDGDFIGNFVDVNLLRFCFLHLIQAELDEVVDVWDRHLIRPSRNVQAPSGRPNIMFNLPSLYTTRDYLHGVSQERMQACKEECVFRKTIPCDEDIFELCCIVMNEVGYEYPRDRHGARLLYVALRHEITHLLNN, encoded by the exons ATGGATGAACGAGAGCAAGAACGAAATGCAGTGATAAAGATATGCTTTGAAATGGGACTCATGTACAAAGACATAGTTACGATTCTTGCCACAGAGTGTGGAATTGTAATTTCTTTCCGTCATTTGAAAAGGCTGCTCAGACAGCATGGCCTGTCAAGGAGAAAAAACTACAGTGACATCGGTGAGGTTGTAGACTTTATTCTAAAGCAGGTCGAGGGATCGGGTCGTCTGCATGGCTACCGATGGATGTTTGAAAAATGTCGGGCACAtcatatcaattgtaaaaaggaAGATGTAAGGATAATCCTTGGAGTTGTCGACCCAGAAGGGACAACtcagaggagaaggagaagactGAGGCGACGTCAGTATTCATCCAAAGGGCCAAACTTTTTGTGGCATCTGGACAGCTACGACAAACTGAAAGCATTTGGAATATGCATTAATGGCTGCATCGATGGGTTTTCCAGGAAAATAATGTGGATGAACGCCTACCACACTTCATCAGACCCGAAGGTGATTGGAGGGTACTACATAGAAAAGGTGTCAGACATCGGAGGATGTCCATCTGTTGTACGTGGGGATCTAGGTACCGAGAATGGATATGTGCGTGACTTTCAAAGGTTCTTCCGTGAGGACGACGAAGATGGCATGGCGGGCATTCGCAGTTATCTAGAAGGTCCAAGCACCGCCAATCAAAGGATCGAGTACTGGTGGTCCTTCCTTCGAAGGGAGTGCATGGAATTTTGGATCTATTTTTTTCGCGATTTGCAAGATGACGGTGATTTCATTGGCAATTTCGTAGATGTCAATCTCCTACGGTTTTGTTTCTTACATCTTATCCAG GCTGAGCTTGATGAAGTGGTAGATGTATGGGATCGGCATCTCATTAGACCATCGAGGAACGTCCAAGCTCCTAGCGGCCGCCCAAACATCATGTTCAACTTGCCGTCTTTGTACACTACAAGAGATTATCTGCATGGTGTGAGCCAGGAACGTATGCAAGCATGCAAAGAGGAATGtgttttcagaaaaacaatACCATGTGATGAAGACATCTTTGAACTCTGTTGCATCGTGATGAATGAAGTTGGGTACGAGTATCCAAGAGACCGACACGGTGCTCGACTTCTTTATGTAGCTCTTCG